From the Caballeronia sp. NK8 genome, one window contains:
- the pxpA gene encoding 5-oxoprolinase subunit PxpA, with protein MEIDLNADLGEGCGSDEALLDLVSSANIACGWHAGGATAMRDCVRWAVEKGVAIGAHPSFNDPENFGRREMDLPPEEIYAGVLYQLGALSAIAQAEGGRIAHVKPHGALYNQAAKSTEIADAIVSAVHDFDPSLLVFGLANSGLVEAARRAGLIAIEEVFADRGYRADGSLVPRKEPGALLDDENLVLDRTLAMVREQRVQAVSGEWVPLNAQTICLHGDGAHALEFARRIRGALADAGIEVRAAHAAA; from the coding sequence ATGGAAATCGATCTCAATGCCGATCTCGGCGAAGGCTGCGGCTCCGACGAAGCGCTGCTCGATCTCGTGAGTTCCGCGAACATCGCGTGCGGCTGGCACGCCGGCGGCGCAACCGCGATGCGCGATTGCGTGCGCTGGGCCGTCGAAAAGGGCGTGGCCATCGGCGCGCATCCGAGCTTCAACGACCCCGAGAACTTCGGCCGCAGGGAAATGGATCTGCCGCCCGAGGAAATCTATGCGGGCGTGCTGTATCAACTTGGCGCGCTGTCTGCGATCGCGCAGGCGGAGGGCGGGCGCATCGCGCACGTGAAGCCGCACGGCGCGCTCTACAACCAGGCCGCGAAGAGCACGGAAATCGCCGATGCGATCGTCTCCGCCGTCCATGATTTCGATCCGTCGCTGCTCGTGTTCGGGCTGGCGAACAGCGGGCTGGTCGAAGCGGCGCGGCGCGCGGGGCTCATCGCGATCGAGGAAGTGTTCGCGGATCGCGGTTATCGCGCGGACGGCTCGCTCGTGCCGCGCAAGGAGCCGGGCGCCTTGCTCGACGACGAAAACCTCGTGCTCGACCGCACGCTCGCGATGGTGCGCGAGCAGCGTGTGCAGGCCGTGTCCGGCGAATGGGTGCCGCTCAACGCGCAGACGATCTGTCTGCACGGCGACGGCGCGCACGCGCTGGAATTCGCGCGGCGCATTCGCGGCGCGCTCGCCGATGCGGGTATCGAGGTCCGCGCCGCGCACGCCGCCGCATAG
- a CDS encoding DUF969 domain-containing protein, which translates to MATPVNLWPLIGVAVIIIGFVLRFNPMLIVAAAAIITGFAAHFPVERILTAIGSGFLKTRNIPLIILLPLAVIGLLERHGLRERAQMWISSIKAATAGRLLIVYLFVREITAAVGLTGLGGHPQMVRPLLAPMAEGATEARYGKLSDATRFKLRAYSAATDNVGLFFGEDIFVAFGAIVLMVTFLKEAGIVVEPMHVAVWGIPTAICAFLIHGFRLWLLDRRLARELDALTRNVAGEKA; encoded by the coding sequence ATGGCAACCCCAGTCAATCTATGGCCGCTCATTGGCGTGGCCGTCATCATCATAGGTTTCGTGCTGCGCTTCAATCCGATGCTGATCGTCGCCGCTGCGGCGATCATCACCGGTTTCGCGGCGCATTTTCCCGTCGAGCGCATTCTGACGGCGATCGGCAGTGGCTTTCTTAAGACGCGCAACATTCCGCTCATCATCCTGCTGCCGCTCGCGGTGATCGGCCTGCTCGAACGGCACGGCCTGCGCGAGCGCGCGCAGATGTGGATTTCGAGCATCAAGGCGGCGACGGCCGGGCGTCTGTTGATCGTCTATCTGTTCGTGCGCGAAATCACGGCGGCGGTCGGCCTGACGGGTCTCGGCGGCCATCCGCAGATGGTGCGCCCGCTGCTCGCGCCGATGGCCGAAGGCGCCACCGAAGCGCGCTACGGCAAGCTCTCCGACGCGACGCGCTTCAAGCTGCGCGCGTATTCCGCTGCCACCGACAACGTCGGCCTGTTCTTCGGCGAGGACATCTTCGTCGCGTTCGGCGCGATCGTGCTGATGGTCACGTTCCTGAAGGAAGCGGGCATCGTCGTCGAGCCGATGCACGTCGCCGTGTGGGGCATTCCCACCGCGATCTGCGCGTTCCTGATCCACGGCTTCCGGCTGTGGCTGCTCGACCGCAGGCTCGCGCGCGAACTCGACGCGCTCACGCGCAACGTCGCGGGAGAAAAAGCATGA
- a CDS encoding DUF979 domain-containing protein produces MMLTINYLFYLVGIVLVVVAGMILTDKSHPRRLTTGGFWLIYALIFLVGDWIPVTVVGVLVVAMALIAGFHGVTGAKPKMLSEDTRRQSAVRLGNKLFVPALTIPVVTVILTLGAKYLVFGGVPLIELKNVTLIGFGVGCVIALAIACVMTRDTVGQSMRETRRLIDALSWAAVLPQMLGMLGLVFSDAGVGKAVAHVTTAYVNMDYRLVAVTVYVVGMALFTMVMGNGFAAFPVMTGGVGVPILVGVFHGNPATMAAIGMFSGYCGTLMTPMAANFNIVPAALLELPDKNAVIKVQVPTALTLLVANIFLLNWLMFI; encoded by the coding sequence ATGATGCTCACGATCAACTATCTGTTCTATCTGGTCGGCATCGTGCTCGTGGTCGTCGCGGGCATGATCCTCACGGACAAGTCGCATCCGCGGCGTCTGACCACGGGCGGCTTCTGGCTGATCTACGCGCTGATCTTTCTCGTCGGCGACTGGATCCCGGTGACGGTGGTCGGCGTGCTCGTCGTGGCGATGGCGCTGATCGCGGGCTTTCACGGCGTCACCGGCGCGAAGCCGAAGATGCTCTCCGAGGACACGCGCCGCCAGAGCGCCGTGCGGCTCGGCAACAAGCTCTTCGTGCCCGCGCTGACGATTCCCGTCGTCACCGTGATCCTCACGCTCGGCGCGAAGTATCTCGTGTTCGGCGGCGTGCCGCTGATCGAACTGAAGAACGTGACGCTGATCGGTTTCGGCGTCGGATGCGTGATCGCACTTGCGATTGCGTGTGTGATGACGCGCGACACCGTCGGCCAGTCGATGCGCGAGACGCGCCGTCTGATCGACGCGCTTTCGTGGGCCGCCGTGCTGCCGCAGATGCTCGGCATGCTCGGCCTCGTGTTCTCGGATGCGGGCGTCGGCAAGGCGGTTGCGCACGTCACGACGGCTTACGTGAACATGGACTACCGGCTCGTCGCGGTGACGGTGTATGTCGTCGGCATGGCGCTCTTCACGATGGTCATGGGCAACGGCTTCGCCGCATTTCCGGTGATGACGGGCGGCGTCGGCGTGCCGATTCTCGTCGGCGTGTTTCACGGCAATCCCGCGACAATGGCCGCGATCGGCATGTTCTCCGGCTACTGCGGCACGCTGATGACGCCGATGGCTGCGAACTTCAACATCGTTCCGGCGGCGTTGCTGGAGTTGCCGGACAAGAACGCGGTGATCAAGGTGCAGGTGCCGACCGCGCTCACGCTTTTGGTCGCCAATATTTTTCTGCTCAACTGGCTGATGTTCATCTGA